A region of the Lycium barbarum isolate Lr01 chromosome 1, ASM1917538v2, whole genome shotgun sequence genome:
AATTTTTTCCACTTCTTCTTGTTTATCTCTCCTTCTCAACACTTCCTCCATCCCCCATCCACCACCACAACACTACCACCTATATCCAACCTTCCACTCCTATCATTTTTTAACGTGGCAAGTTAAATCAATAAACAAATTATGtatcagcaaaaaaaaaaaagtaaagaaagGATATGGGTTTTTCAAAACTTAAACTCCATCTCAACTTACTCTTTTCAAGAACTCAAATTTAAGTTCAGCAACTATGGTTGAACAAAAGAGCATTAGTAGTAATTCAAAAAGCCATAACAAGGTTGAGTTAAAGAGTATTTTTGCAAACAAGAACAATGATGGGTACATAACAATCAATCAAGAAAATGTATGGCTTTTGATGATATTTTTATAATTGCTCCTTATTTCTTAACAATTTAATAAGGTCCACCAACTTTTAATTCCATATTTTTAAGAAATTTGAAGAAGGAGAAGTTTGGGGAAGAGGGCTGCCATTTTTTCAGAAATTTGGAGAAGGAGAAGTTTGGGGAAGAGGGTGTGTGGGACTCCCATTACTAAATAAAGAAAAGAACCAAAAAGAAAATAGTTAAAAACTAAGAAAAATATGTTCCCAACTTCAAAATAGTATTTTTCACGCGCCTATTTAGCGTGGAACTCACCCAAATTGTCATGTCAGCGAAAAGTGCCTAAATAGAATATGAGTTGtccacctgaagtgtctaaatggaacaagatcctctttaggtgctcaagtgaaaaaAGTGGACGACCACAGATGTCTGTGGATAGATTTGACCTAATTAAACTTGAATGGTGGTGGTATTGGTGCATGATGCATCCGTGATTGATCGGTAGAGACTTAAGTAATGATGCAACTGACAATTTTTTCCCCCCATTTTTTAATAGGTGATAAATTTCTAGTTAGATATATTAGCTTATGTTTTACACTTGATTTGAGCGAATATCCTTTACATGTATATGCTCTTTGAGCCAGATACATGAATGTATGGTTTCCTTATTTTTTGATCTGTTAAAATATGAATATAGGCGTATGTGAAAACGATGGGTCAAGTTGAGCGGGTTGGGTTATAATTCACTATTTAATTCATTTTGACTCACTATATTTTACCTCATTAAAAGCATTTTTTTGcatggattgtccttcaaaggcgttggtttttaattttttttccccctCAAATATGTGGTCTTTTTTATTTGccattcgcttaaaaaagtggctgCAAATATTttgaggttctaggttcgaacccccgctaagtaaaaaaaaaaaaaccattccGCAAGGCAAGGCTTCGCTAAACTTCTACCGAAGTTTGCCTTACGAAATTTTGCaagaaagtaatttttttttactctgctggaaTTCTGCCTGAATATGTCTAATTGTGCTACGAAATTCTGCCTtgagaatttttatttttattgtgcCGGGATTTGAACCTAGAACCACggggtattttaggcgaaggTCTAAAGTTAAAGACCAACCTTTGAGGGACAaattttaaagaccaccccgaataagGACAAGTATGCAAATTGTCTAATAAAATGTGGTCAGGGTTGAGCAATGACTCATTTATTGATTCGGTTCATTTTCATCCTCCCAAATTCAAACTAAATCGCCCGTTTTCCACTCCTAAAGACATTTAACCTAAATAGACGCAAACCCAACCTCTTAAGCTAAAAATAGTCGAGAATGTATAAAACccctccggttcaaaataagtatccaCCTACCTTTTCCATTTTCGTTTAAAATGAATGTTCACTTATCAAGAagaaattaattattttctttcaaattgATCTCCTATTTAGATAAGTGAACTTTTATGTAATCAAGAAACAATATTAACTAGGTAGTAATTAATTAAGAGTAATTTAATCAAAATACTTATGCCTTCCTAGGGTTAGTATTTTATTAAGGCTAattggacacttattttgaaccggagtACATGTATAAATGTATTTAATCAATGTAAAATCTATATATAttgattaatattaaaaaaagtaAACGGTGAATCCGAGGGCTATTTGTGCAAGGTTTGCTAAAGGCATCCAAACCAAATGGGCCTAAGGATATTAAAGTGTAAAATAAGTAAATCCAGTCCGGATAGAATGCCCAAAAACCCTAACTATATAAACTTAATCATTCCCTGTTTCTTCATAAACCCTAGGAGCAGCACTGAAGGTCCGCCATTTGAAGGCTCTATTCGCTCAAAATCTCCCTAAGTATTACCTCTCTCTCAAATTTCAGTTGTTCGTAGTTTGTGTTTTTTCAGCGATTTAAATCTGAATGTGTTGTGTCTTGTGTTAATTTTGAACAGAGAAGAGAAATGAAGGTAATCGCAGCTTACTTGTTGGCCGTGTTGGGTGGCAACACCTGCCCCACAGATAAGGATTTGAAGAAAATCCTTGGATCTGGTAAGCCCTACGTATCCTTAAGAAAGTTTTCTCATTcctgtatatatattttttcccgTGTTACTGATTTATTATGGCACATGGATTCTGAATATGTTGCAGTTTCTACTTCACTTTATAGCCATTGATCCATGAAGTTATTTACAATAGATATATGCAGTTTGTTTATACATGCCTAAATTGCGTCTATGAGTATCCCGAAGTAACACGTTCTTTACTGCATTTCGTCAGTTTTCTGATAGAGATGTATTTTAAAGGTGGAGAGTATCTCTAGCTATTTCTGATTCGACGACGGGTTTCATTTGTTGATTTGACTTTGATAGTGTCAGGAGTTATAGAATAAGAAATTAGTTTTATAGATTTACTCAAAACTTGGAAAATGAGATGATTTGAAATTTTTGAATGCTATATACTGGAATATTGTTATTAGTGAACTAGTGTTAATTATTTTGGGATATAGGTAACACCCTGGAATGTAGAGTCGTGTATTGAAAGAAGAAGGGTTGTGGAATTTCATGATAAACATGCTCCTTACTTTCTGTTTCAACTAGTGGCTATTATAACTGCGGGTAACTGGGTAACATCTTCGTTTCATTACCCTCAAGtattattttatgttttcatggTCCTCTGAAAGAGTTGGTTCCAGACTTAGAATGATTGCTTTTACTGCTATTATTTGTCTTGTGCCGTACCTGCCTGAGTTGTGCAGAGGTAAGAATATACTGTAATCCTTACTGTCTTCCATAAAGAACAAAGGAGTAATTGATTTGACTTGACTTGAAATGTCTTAATTGATACTTTCTAATTACCTTGATGCTATCAGATTGATTCAGGTTGCACTGTTTTATCTAATGTCTTAAACTGGTGATATGTTATTCAGTTGATGCTCTATACTAAACTGTGCTGGCTTGTTATTCTTAACTGTGATATGCGTCTGCTGGTTTTAGTGGTTCATTTGAATTAACATTTGAAACACATGTTGTAGTTGGAGCTGACGCTGATGATGATAGGATTCAACTACTGCTCTCTCAAGTTGAGGGCAAAGATATCACTGAGCTGATTGCTGCTGGCAGAGAAAAGTTGGCTTCAGTACCTGCTGGTGGTGGTGCTGTTGCAGTTGCTGCACCTGCTGGTGGTGGTGCCGCTGCACCTGCTGCTGAggagaagaaggaagaaaagaaagTGGAAGAAAAAGAAGAGTCTGATGATGTATGTTGCTCTCCTTATTTTGTGAACTTATATGATGGTCAATATTTTCTTTTTACCTTTAATATCTTCTCATCTGCTTGTAtggttttcttgaatttcttttaCAGGACATGGGTTTCAGTCTTTTCGATTAGAAGAATTCGAAGAGTTCAGCTTATGAAGTATCTCTTTTTGTTCTCCTTGAGCGTATTTTAGGAGGTTTCTTGTCTacttacagattttgtttgaacttagaatttttATGGACAACATGCTGAGGCAAACAGTGGAAATTATAGTATGTAATTTCAAATTTTCAGCTTTCTTAAATATTATCTATTTTGATCTTACGTCATTGAAAGATGTCATGGCATTTTCATTATACGTATGTTGCGAAGTTGAGTTATTGGTGTTAGTGTCGAGACCTTGATAGGTTGAATTGCTTGCTCAGAGTACAGAGCATGGAGCTCAGTCTTGGTGTTTTAATAGTATTGCTAGTGGGAAATCCTGCTATCTCTGGGTTCATTAAGGGGACGTTTGGTACGATGGATAGGGAAGAATAATCCTaggataaaaatttagtaccaCTATATttcttgtttggttactaatcCTGGGATAAGTTGTCCCAGGATTAACAATAGtgctgggataagttatccctgGCAAAGGGTCTCATAACTTATCCCATGATAAAACAATGAAAATGACAAGAACAACTTTTTCTACCTAAGCTggggtatttttgtaaacaaataattttttcttaaaaattataCAATGGCATGTCACTTTTAAAATAACAAACCAAAcaatcaataagaaataatatTAGGATAATTTATCCCAACATAACTAATTTCAGTATAATTAATTCTAACATAATTTATTCCATCATAACTTCTctttaaaccaaacgacccctataaTTTTAGGATGAGAATAGCTTATCCTTTAGCCAGTATCGTTGGGAGCAAGGCTTTCTTAACTTGAAATGCTAATCAGCCTGAAAAGGTGTTCAGAGTGTTTCTTTGAGCACAGTTGGAAAGCACAGAGGATTAAACCTTTTCTCAATCCTTTCTCTTTTGATTACCCAATTTTCTTCTTTTATTCATCGTTATTCCCATAAAAATTCCCCCCAATTCATTGTGCCAGGATTGTCTTGTTCTTTTATGAATTAATACTTGATAATGTAGGCAGAGGCGGAGCCACTTGATAATGTAGGcagaggcggagccagaatttaaaGTCTGGGGGTTCGAATCATAAGACAGGACAACGACCTCAAGTCCTCAAGCTAATGTATAATAATCGTTAAACTAACGAACAAGTATTGGTATTTAATATATTCAAAAACCCTTGCTTTTTTTGAAAATTGATTTTTGATTTGGCTTTGTGAAAGAGAAAGATGAAAAAGAATGGTAGCGTACTGCATACAAGTcgtttgctttttgcttttgggtttgaatttgttaattttatattttgtttttacAAAATAAAGTGTTAAAAAGGGAGTATAATATTCTGTAGATAACTACAAGGGAAAACATACCCCCAAATCCCAATGGAAAAAACTGCACGGTTCAGTTGTTTTAATTTCTTctaattttaaaaaagaattatAAAAGGAAATCTTGCTTTATAccaaagaaaacaaaaaagaaagcaaTAGCGTTGGTGGGATTCGAACCCGCATCTTGGGTGGGAAAGCCACTGAACCATCTGCTCATTTATGTATAGGGGTTCGCAAgtaaatattatgtatatttacTAATTTTTCTAGTACAAATACAGGGTCTACGAAAAAGCTATTGGGTTCGGCTGAACCTTCCCATAAcactgtagctccgcccctgaatGTAGGCAAAGCCGCCTCTGGAGGTTTTCATTCTTGGAGCCTGTTTGGCTTGGCTGAATTTAAGTTTTCAGTCTTGGAGCCTGTTTGACTCGAGATGTCTAACTAGTTATGTTTCCTGCTGAGATGCTCTGTATAGCTATTAACTGCTTCTTGACTTGTTTTAAAGGCATAAAAGGATGGGTAAGTTTGGTCGAAAGGCTTCTTTGTTTTCTTGGCTTGCATGCATTTTTCTGTAACATGTTTATAAAACATATATCCGTGGGATGTTTTAGTCTTCTTTCCTTTATGAACAGACCGGTTCTATTTCTGTCTGTTGTCATTCAAGTCATCTCATACCGAAGAGCTTCAAAGAGTTGCCAGAAACTGCCAATCATCTTGTTAAATCTAAACTAAACATAAAAGTTTATGAATGCCAATCAGATATCAGTTTAACTGGAACTTAAATTTTTGAAACTAAACTGTAACTTCAAACCTTCACCTACATATTTGGTGAAAAGAAAAGACTAGTAAGTTAGCGTAACAATAAAAAGCCTAAAACAAAAGTCTCGAAAGTTTTTCTTAGTCAAAAGTAGGTTTTGGTTTCTGAGTAAGAAGAAGCAATAGTGTTAAGAAAACATATATGTCGAATGACGGTTTATATTTGTTTGTATTatgaaataaaactatgaagtaaatacacaggagaaatatgtagagagaatatgtagagagatatcagattatattacttctgctctttcaacattgcatctgtgcatcctatttataggagcaacaggacatgggatattttgagatattttgggatatttataacttaatggatatccattacttgggatatttataacactcccccttggatgtccattaatagatgatgtacctcgttaaaccttatttaaaaaaaaaaaccctgtgggaaaaattcctaatgaaggaaaaagagtgcacatatctagaaatacgctttgagagctgcctcattaaaaaccttaccaagaaaatccaatgggacaaaacttggttaaggaaaaaagagtacaacgcgtatttcactccccctgacgaagaccaagattcagatgtcggagtcttcgcattccaatcttgaatatcatcttctcaagagttgaagttggcaaagatttagtgaacaaatctgcaggattgtcacttgaacggatttgttgcacatcaatatcaccattcttctggagatcatgtgtgaaaaataactttggtgaaatgtgctttgttctatctccttttatgaaacctccttttaattgagctatgcatgcagcattatcttcatataatactgtgggtatttttgtatcacacttcaagccacatctttctctgatgaaatgtatcactgatctcaaccacacacattctctacttgcttcatgaatagcgattatctcagcatgatttgaagaagtagcaacaatggactgcttggtcgatcgccatgatatagcagtacctccgcatgtaaacagatagcccgtttgagatcgagctttatgtggatcagataaataacctacatctgcataaccaacaagatctgtactacctttgttagtataaaacagacccatatcgctagttcccttcagatatcgcaatatatgcttaatcccattccaatgcctccgtgtaggagaagagctatatcttgctagcaaattaacaaaaaatgctatgtcaggtcttgtaacattagcaagatacataggtgcacctattgcactaagatatggtacttcaggatcaagtagctcttcgttttcttcctgaggtcggaacggatctttgctcatttcaagtgagcgaacaaccataagagtacttaaaggatgcgcattgtccatgtaaaaccgatttaaaactttctcagtataggcggattgatgtataaagatcccttttgcgaaatgttcaatttgcagaccaagacagagttttgtctttccgagatctttcatctcaaattctttcttcaaatattcaatcgccttttggagctcttctggagttccaatgaggtttatgtcatcaacataaacatcaagtataatgaaccctgattttgttttcttaataaaaacacatggacaaatggcatcatttatatatccttcatttatcaagtactcacttaggcgattataccacatacgccctgattgttttaaaccatataatgatctttgtaatctgattgaatacatttcccgagactttaaaccaaatgcttcaggaattttcatataaatttcatcaagtaagccacataggtCGTGATAGCATCCATCAGTATAAttaatgtgacatcttctgttgtttggactgctgacccaataaacattacgtttaccaagatggatcattttacttcgtaattattctacgtcaacatgctttaagagacgtagaaatcaaatcctcacaaccttatacaatattgcgcgctatattgtatattgtcgacaagatatcatgttgtatcggttcgcaattcgacataacttactgagatctcatcacttcattattttcaggtacctgaacctcctataaggtttatgaagtgttatgtcgtagctcttcaagagcatattgcctccttattatgatcatttgctcctccctttttcaaggattattatatttgaaaccgattggtctaccatgctccatgcacgctgtagactttgtccttcagggacattaagagcattttgcagatgaaatatgaaatagttgggtcagcaaatgcttccagcatttgacttgaattatctgaggatcatactgatgataattcacaacatatttcttagctgcttattctctcccccttattttagtgacatatgtccccattttctttgggaaaatccatctgtgtgcatcatggtatatccattaatcatgtaccgcacatcaaatgctaaaagatgaaaatatctagttcctgaccctgaaccaaatatgaggggagaatttatcaaaatttattgatctgaagcatacaagtgttgttgtatgcaatatatcatatctcagaccaacatctgaaactctgttctcataagcaatggtttagttgtattatggaggcatccaatgccaaaccaacttagatataaatcaacattatcaagatgattgtcttgattacatattctgaaaattgtgcttccaactcaattattttgagcaagcaactttgtaaatgtcaaactgccagttgacaataaacatacatgtgactgtcttaaatagatgcatctatttaagacatcacattgcaggtgaaggggcccacattcaccttttatatttttcagaattttggggattcagtcccaacattagctggtgtaatcaacttattatgagaacaagcaacacaaacaaattcttgaagaatcttctagttcttcaatatgttttttaatactcaattagcacatcagatttaaatcaggacgatcaaaatggtcttgtcaactgataaaattatctgtacccgtaaacttcaagtttactatgacgagtgttatttcttttaataaacttctggtttactattgcataaaattttatgtcaaaacttctggtttattgtgacatgcgatctcatcatgctcgggtaacgctttacacacgtgaccctacccgtaataagttggagatattcaatcttccaatcatctgtagtctcaatatgatgaccatttttctcgctagtaaacttcaggtttactataatttattttccgattgaaataattatgatctgagatgaatggtactatcatatataagctcttcgagagacatcaatttgttcaccataatcatatattatttggacactgctagtgtcatgatacttgtaaataaataattagctcttctggagcctttgatcattaatttctattaccaaatatttcttaaatacttctggtaccattaaagcaaatttcgacactactggtgtcacgaaataaacattgaattctaaacttcaatatttcaaacatctccttcagggagattcatcattaactgagaattttgtatctaagctcaaacacataataatcaaatccttcataaagaaatacattaattgttatttccttcaaggaaatcaataacaactaaccataatgtattaatgtggttataggagaaagcattctactcttcttccttttgccttagaaatatgtttcgacgtacgacaggtacatATAGCAATGTCTGACTTTCATACCACTagaatataacatctacattccctgtattttatccctccaggagataagttgtggtatttgttcattcacttcggggaatgaaacctgattatttaaatgtgcttgaaatacaacgctcatcaatagctcgttattttgctcaaacacaagaaaatattgcttcaaagtatttctcagatattttggtaattctttctgctttaggagtaaagtttcagagttttactgcttcgggagtaaagtttcaagttttaccacttcggaagtaaagtttaaaggttgac
Encoded here:
- the LOC132604340 gene encoding large ribosomal subunit protein P2-like; this encodes MKVIAAYLLAVLGGNTCPTDKDLKKILGSVGADADDDRIQLLLSQVEGKDITELIAAGREKLASVPAGGGAVAVAAPAGGGAAAPAAEEKKEEKKVEEKEESDDDMGFSLFD